From Halorientalis litorea:
ATCTTCAACAGCCGACTTGATACGAGTCATGCGTCTTCTTATAAGATACTCTGCCGAAGAGTGTTTTACACTTTCGTATCAGGATATAACGTGTCTCCGAGAGGGACTGGATTCTGGATCTCCGATGATTCTTCGCTCCTACCAAAGCTCTGACCACCAACTATAAGAAAGTATCTGAACGTGTCATAGCAGTACTTCCGAGATTCAGCGGTACAGTTCGTGATATCGGCTCAATTTTCGGGAAGCACATTGTCTGCAAGTGGAATATTCGGAGTCAGTGGCCACCGAAGCCAACGATTAGATCAATCGAAACGCGACTCCAATGACTGGCGTAATATTGTCCATTCAAAACATCGGCCCGAAACTGGGACGACGCTGAAGAACGGAAAAGAAGGCGAGCGAACGGTTGCATTGGCTCTTCATGTCTGCGAAGTCCTTGACAGCTGGATAAACCACAAGCACTCGGATACCACCGACGAGCATGGGCGCGAGCCTCTGATTACCAGCGAGCAGGGCCGGCTGGCGATTAGGACGATGCGAGAGACGGCCTATACAGTCACTCGTCCCTGTCTACTACGGAGAGCACTGCCCCCACGATAGACGGGAGAGCGATTGCAAAGCAACGGTGTACGGCTATCGGAGCAAGTGCCCGTCGAGCGTCAGCCCCCATTCCATCCGGAGAGGGTCAATCACTCACATCCCGAACGAAGATGTCTCCGAGGATGTCGTCTCGGACCGCATGAAAGTATCGCCGGACATCCTCGACAAGCACTACGACAAGCGGGACGAGTAGGTAAAGGTCGAACAGCGACGAGATTACATCAACAGCATCTAAACAAACAAATAACCTCTTTGTGGAGAGGTTCTCGGAACTTTTTTATTTATTATAACACACCATCTAGTATGCGCCAACATTATTTGCGAGTTGCTTTTTTTGGGTTGTTGGCTATTTCGATTATTATGCTGGGAATAAGTTATGTAACAGCAGAGCCACCCGTCCAATATCAATCAGATATTTCTGGATCGGAAGTAGCACCATCCAATAATAATTGGACCGTTTTTACCTCACATGGCTTCACTCAGACTACGAATAGTTCGCTAACCGCTATTGGGGACGATGGGCGGGTGCAATATTTCAATAACACCTATCACACCTACATGGATGTTGATCCTAGTCCAGAAGGAAAGTACACTGTCCAGTACGTCGCAGTCGAGCAGCTGCCTGCAGAAGAGTGTGGAGGTGCCCGAATATGTTATAAAAACATCATTGAACGAGTGAACATTACTACTGACGAAACTACCCGCCTGTATGAGGAGGTTCGGCCGGGACCGACACAACACGATCCTCGTTGGCACGATGTTGACCGGGTGAACGAGACTCATTATTTGGTCGGTGACATTCAACACGATGCTGTTACCCTCATGAACATTTCAAATCAGATGATAGTGTGGGAATGGCGGGCGCAGAGTCACTATTCGACACGATCTGGTGGCGACTTCCCAGAGACATGGACGCATTTGAATGATGTGGAGGTTCTTCCTGATGGTCGCTTCATGGCGAGTATGCGAAATCAGGATGAAGTCGTGTTCCTGACCCGTAGCGGTGGTGTTCAGGAAAAATGGACTTTGGGGGAAGATGGTAATCACTCAATTTTGTATGAACAGCACAACCCAGACTACATCCCTCGCTCGGAGGGGGGACCAGCTGTAATCGTCTCGGATAGTGAAAATGACCGTGTTATTGAATATGAGCGGCAGAACGGCCAGTGGGAGCAAACATGGGTATGGCAAGACGAACAAATGAATTGGCCGCGAGATGCGGATCGATTACCGAACGGCCATACTTTGATCACGGATACAAGTGGTGGGCGTATTCTGGAGGTTAACGCTTCTGGAGATATTGTTTGGAGCGTGTCAGTGAAAAGTCCCTATGAGGCGGAAAGGTTAGGGACGGGTGATGAAAGCCAAAACGGGCCAGCGGCTTCAAGCACTAGATTAGAGTCCAAAACTGTTGAAAGAACAGCAAAACAAGGCTTGTGGCCGCAATTCCGAGCGCAATTCACTGACTGGCTTCCAGCAAAGCTCATTCATGGAATTGCTTTTGTCACTCCCTATTGGATGGGTTTTGAACAAGTCGGACTCGTGGCGTTAGCTTTTGTTACACTTGTTAGTTGGATATTCCTTGAGATATGGTGGTCTGGTTGGAAATTCCGGAATCCGGTGGTCCGACAATAAGAGGATAGTTCAGCCTAATAATCACTACGGACCGCTCTTCTTCAACATTCACTCGCCTCTCACGTCATTGAATAGTATCACTACGCTTCCGGCGTCGTAGATGCGTTGGTGCTCATTCGCTCGGATGAACGAGATTGGTTCGGTGTTCTTTTGAGTGTACGTTGAGAATCCGGTTTTGAAATTGAGTACTTTTCCAGTACGAGTCGAAAACTCGTTGAGGTAGATATACGATGGGGAAATGAACGATCGACTTTCGATTTCACTCACCGTGACGCCGGGCGGTTTGGACGTATCGTACCCCGTATAAAAGTATTGACTCGATATGCCACGGCCGCCGGTATATATCAGATTTGTGCGCTTGTGTTCTATCAACCACTTGGTGGATTGCACCTCGATTTCGGACTCGTATCTGCCAAAGAAGTTGTACAATTGTCTATCACTCCCCTCATTCAGGATGCGATCCTGTTCAAGCGACGCCTGTGGTGAACGACCGTGTGTCACTGTCGCGGAAATAAATCCTGTATTCAATAGGAGGGTCACGAACAAGATGACACTAAAGACGTAGATCCCGCCGCTCTCGGAGTTGAACGTCACTTTCGAGATCAAAACGCTGGTGAGCACAGCGAACGAGGCGACAAAGAAGAGGCCGATCATGTAGATCCGGGAAATTCCGAAGACACTCGTCGGTGCGAAAGCGGACACGAAAAGCAACATTCCCCCGACACCGAGTGACATGTGGAGCGCATCCGTCTCAATCGAGGGCAGCAAATTCAAGAGTCGGTTTGCGGTGCCTGGAAGCCATTTCGAAATTCTGCTTCGCCGCAGTATCTCCAGACAGACCATACTGACACCAATCCCTGCCAGTAGCGTAATTAAGATATATTCGTACTGAATAAGTTGGTAAGTCAGACTAGGTAAAGAAGCTGAGATGGCGTGCCCGGCTGACGACGTGGCTGTGAAGAACTCTTGGAGTTCAACGATCACCGCAATCGGAATTCCCCAGATTGCTCGCAGCGGTCGACTTGAAGCTACGAGGTTGTACCAGAGGTTTAATACGACGATTGAGAATACGACAAGTGAAGTACTGGGTTGCCGCCTATTTGGGAACAGACCATCTCCAACGAAACCATCGATAATTCGGAATATAAACACGATGATGAGGATGAACAGAAAGATGGGTGCAACACCGTAGTGAGAGACGGTCGCACCGAATACTGCCGCCACTAAAACCACACTACATAGACGGTCCGGGAGTTCATCATCGAGCAACGCAACTAGAAAGATACCGACGAACAAGATTGCTGAACCAGTCCGGATGATGTGTCCAAGCTTAGTAAAAAATGGGAACGAAAACACGTAAAGGAGCGTCGCCATCATTCCGCCCTTTACGCTCAGCCAACGCGTGTTAACCTTGTTCAGCGCGACCACAACCAGCGAGAAATAGAGCGGAAAGACGAGTTTGTACACCCACATGAGTGGCACGTCACCGAGGATCGAGACGACGGGTTGTGTAATGACAATTTGCAACATTCCATTTTTATTCAACATTAAATCCGGATTCCAGAACTCGTGGCTAATCACGAGATTCGCGACGTAGTACTCAGTCGGATTGATCAGAGCTGGAAGTGCTATGTGATTCTGTAACAACAGCGCAATTGCGACACACCAAACTGTGAAATTCGGGAATTTGGGTTCACTCTGCTGGAACCCGATCACGACTGTAAGAAGGCCGATAATGAGATATAATCCCAGCAGAAGACGATTATCAGCATACCACCGGAGCAGTAACCCACCGAAGACCGCGATCGCGGGCAGTGATAACAAAAATAGCGGATACGGTGTGTAGAGGCGAGCCAAATCATTCCAGGTCGGAAGTTCTGGTTCAGCATCTGAATATCGAAACCCGACGGTTAGAATCCCGGTGACTGTCAGGAATACTGTTAGCAATATCTCTTCAGTGAATGGGGGAGTACTGATGATTATTGTTGTGAGATAGACGGTATTCACCGTGGCCCCGACAAGCATGATGACGACGAGGCTCAAAGCAACTGCATATAATAAATCACTCACTCGATTAAGCGTACTACCGCCGAGTCCGAGTACAAGTGTTCCGGGAACCAACAGCAGGTAACTAATTACAATCAATGGCCGTAACAGCGGGAGATTCAGAACCACAACAGCGACCACCATCAGATGCACGGCGACAATAGTTGTTGTCAGCTTTGTATTGTTACTTGACGAGGATAGCCAGCCTACAATAGACTGTCCAGCGGTCGAATCAAGAAATCGCCGCTTGCACCACCCTTCAAATGTGTTCATTACTGATATGAAGCACTCACTGTTAGAAGTTCAGTCATCCTATTACCAAACTGTTCGTAATTCTCAGGTTCGACCAATTCTCCGTCTTGCACGATATCACGAACCCCCGGTACATTGAAACCAATCACCGTCGCTCCATATTCTTGTGCTTCCCCCGGTGGTAGGTTTCTGCCTTCTCGCGTTGAGCAAGTGGCATATACATCACAGATTTCGTATAGTGCGACGAGGTGCTCGTCCGAGACAAACCCAGTGAATATAACGTTTTCTCCAGCCCGTTGTTGAAGTTTCTCAAAGTACTCGTCAACAGTCGGTTTCCCCGCAATCACGAGTTTCGCCTTTGGGACTTCTTTTCGTACTGATTCAAATGTTTCAATCAGCTCCAGAACGTTTTTCGTTGCAGTCAGTCGACCGACAAACAAAACGACCGGGTCCGTCAGTTCAATGCCGTATTCTTTTTTTACGCCTTCGACATCCGGTTCAACACCATCGAAACGTTCGCTTTCCGTATTATTCTGGATTACAAGACTGTCAACTCCTGATTTTTGTCGCAGGATCTCGCGCGATGATTGGCTAATTGAACAGGCGACATCAGCCTGCTTGACTAACCAACTTTCCTCTTCAAAATATTCTAAGACTCGCATGAATGCCTGCTGCTGAATATCTGGCATAGCTTCCGGTTCTGGAACGTGATAATGCCAGGTGATATAGGGGATGTCAGATTGCCTGCTAGCAGCCCATGCAAGAAAATGTAGAGGATATCTGTGGCTAATCAAGAGATCGTATGACTGGAGTTTCTTAACTGTTGGAATTGATTTTGGAGCATAGAGTGGGAGCAATATCTGATGAAGTTTGTTGAGATAAAAATTTGACGGGGTTCCAAGAACCTCTAGAGAGACTCCTTCTGGTGGTTCCATGTCACATTCAATAACGAATAGCGTCACCTCAAACCCATTGTTCGTCAACTCTCTAGCCTGTTGCTCGATCTCTCTACTCACCCCTGCTGACCCACGTAGCGCCAGCGATAGAATCGCTATCTCTTGCTTTTTATTCTCACCTATGATTTCACTGGAAAGTTCGGTAACGGTCGAGCATCCACGGAAACGTTCAATATCATATTTCGCCGCTGACTCAGTCATGTGTTCTCATTGAATTGGCTATATTCTTAATCCCCAGTCATCCTAGTTCGTGAGTTATATTACACTAATAGGGGTAACGCGTTGCGTCTAAGCTATGTTGTATCTCTCCCTTTAACAGACCCATGCTTAAATCTACAGGGATCAAAGTGCCCCCTGAACGAATCCACGAACTGCATTGATCGGACTTGCTGTGATGATTCTGACATTAAAAACCGCACAATTGATACTTGATCAGCAGAAATAATTCGAGTACGACATAGCAACCAAAAATTATGAAAATTATCTCAGCACGAGTACTTATTCTGGTCATCCTAGTTTGTTGCCAAGTGTTTTTGTTTTCGCTTTATGCTCAGCAGCCGACAAATGCGGACGCTTGGGTCTTGCCAGGGCCTGATGAATTTACTGAGGACCCTGTGGAGTATCTTGGTGATCGGGTTGTGCTTGGGGGATACGTTCAGAGTGTTGATCCAACAGCCATTCGTGTCCAAACAACCACGGGACCGCATGAGATCGACATAACTGGCAGAGATTGGAGAAATCTGGAGAGGGGAGACAAGATCCGCGTATACGGTGTTTTAGCAAGCGAAAATAGTATTCGAGTAATTCACGCCTTTGCAGTCCCAAACGAGAATTTGTGGTACACTTGGGGTATCTCTTTGTTTGCTGGCATTTGGGTTTTTACTAGATTCATCCGACATTGGAAAATAAACAGGGAAACTTTACATTTCTGTGAGCGTACTCCGGA
This genomic window contains:
- a CDS encoding glycosyltransferase family 4 protein; protein product: MTESAAKYDIERFRGCSTVTELSSEIIGENKKQEIAILSLALRGSAGVSREIEQQARELTNNGFEVTLFVIECDMEPPEGVSLEVLGTPSNFYLNKLHQILLPLYAPKSIPTVKKLQSYDLLISHRYPLHFLAWAASRQSDIPYITWHYHVPEPEAMPDIQQQAFMRVLEYFEEESWLVKQADVACSISQSSREILRQKSGVDSLVIQNNTESERFDGVEPDVEGVKKEYGIELTDPVVLFVGRLTATKNVLELIETFESVRKEVPKAKLVIAGKPTVDEYFEKLQQRAGENVIFTGFVSDEHLVALYEICDVYATCSTREGRNLPPGEAQEYGATVIGFNVPGVRDIVQDGELVEPENYEQFGNRMTELLTVSASYQ
- a CDS encoding DUF2206 domain-containing protein, with the translated sequence MVVAVVVLNLPLLRPLIVISYLLLVPGTLVLGLGGSTLNRVSDLLYAVALSLVVIMLVGATVNTVYLTTIIISTPPFTEEILLTVFLTVTGILTVGFRYSDAEPELPTWNDLARLYTPYPLFLLSLPAIAVFGGLLLRWYADNRLLLGLYLIIGLLTVVIGFQQSEPKFPNFTVWCVAIALLLQNHIALPALINPTEYYVANLVISHEFWNPDLMLNKNGMLQIVITQPVVSILGDVPLMWVYKLVFPLYFSLVVVALNKVNTRWLSVKGGMMATLLYVFSFPFFTKLGHIIRTGSAILFVGIFLVALLDDELPDRLCSVVLVAAVFGATVSHYGVAPIFLFILIIVFIFRIIDGFVGDGLFPNRRQPSTSLVVFSIVVLNLWYNLVASSRPLRAIWGIPIAVIVELQEFFTATSSAGHAISASLPSLTYQLIQYEYILITLLAGIGVSMVCLEILRRSRISKWLPGTANRLLNLLPSIETDALHMSLGVGGMLLFVSAFAPTSVFGISRIYMIGLFFVASFAVLTSVLISKVTFNSESGGIYVFSVILFVTLLLNTGFISATVTHGRSPQASLEQDRILNEGSDRQLYNFFGRYESEIEVQSTKWLIEHKRTNLIYTGGRGISSQYFYTGYDTSKPPGVTVSEIESRSFISPSYIYLNEFSTRTGKVLNFKTGFSTYTQKNTEPISFIRANEHQRIYDAGSVVILFNDVRGE
- a CDS encoding arylsulfotransferase family protein, producing the protein MRQHYLRVAFFGLLAISIIMLGISYVTAEPPVQYQSDISGSEVAPSNNNWTVFTSHGFTQTTNSSLTAIGDDGRVQYFNNTYHTYMDVDPSPEGKYTVQYVAVEQLPAEECGGARICYKNIIERVNITTDETTRLYEEVRPGPTQHDPRWHDVDRVNETHYLVGDIQHDAVTLMNISNQMIVWEWRAQSHYSTRSGGDFPETWTHLNDVEVLPDGRFMASMRNQDEVVFLTRSGGVQEKWTLGEDGNHSILYEQHNPDYIPRSEGGPAVIVSDSENDRVIEYERQNGQWEQTWVWQDEQMNWPRDADRLPNGHTLITDTSGGRILEVNASGDIVWSVSVKSPYEAERLGTGDESQNGPAASSTRLESKTVERTAKQGLWPQFRAQFTDWLPAKLIHGIAFVTPYWMGFEQVGLVALAFVTLVSWIFLEIWWSGWKFRNPVVRQ